The sequence below is a genomic window from Tepidanaerobacter syntrophicus.
CCATTATGCCTTTAAATATTTCTCCTCCCAAGAGAAGCTCTGAAAGAAAATACTCGCCTTTTTCAAACTTATCTCCTACAACAGCCATAGCATCTCTGCATACATCTAGAAGTTTTTGAGCATCTCCACCTTTTTCAAGATACTCTTTAGCAAGACTTACTGCACCTTCTTCATCCATATCTACTATTTTGTTGAAAAGTTCATCAAGCACTTTACCTTCCCCCTTTACAGTTTTTTTGGAACACCCCACAGTAATGAGAAAATTATTGATATTTTCTTCACACCATCCTTTCCTATGCCGATTTAAACCAGTTATAAAACTTTATACTTTCT
It includes:
- a CDS encoding B12-binding domain-containing protein, with protein sequence MLDELFNKIVDMDEEGAVSLAKEYLEKGGDAQKLLDVCRDAMAVVGDKFEKGEYFLSELLLGGEIFKGIM